In [Leptolyngbya] sp. PCC 7376, a genomic segment contains:
- a CDS encoding PrsW family glutamic-type intramembrane protease, whose protein sequence is MGYVSEAIAMQNLGKVQQISTGGVSVGLLADVQLIPNQDIVFGREPSCQIALDPNRYTVVSRRHAVLRQTPAGWEVVDLGSANGTFVNGQQISSYTLQSGDRLMLGDNGPEFLFELTPSSQAETVAANFQPTSSSPAPIPVPSPNAKNADTNVTLSQLFPIAGSGKDLSHKGYLIPGILTVVCVVLMFASIGEPVLFNLLLSTYIAGAAFYYIYQLCGKRKSWWVLIGSALLTMLMLVTPVISLFIFVFRDILPGGLYEDGGIIALFIGMFFGAGLMEEILKALPVFLAMFIGNKFKSLKRRQKIGVNEPLDGILLGTASAVGFTLLETLGQYVPNIISEVSMNVDASTGELLGLQLLIPRILGSVAGHMAYSGYFGYFIGLSVLKPSKRWTILIVGCLTSSLLHALWNTVGSYSSLLLAVVGVFSYAFLAAAILKARALSPTRSENFATRIAP, encoded by the coding sequence TTGGGTTACGTTTCTGAGGCGATCGCGATGCAAAACTTAGGCAAGGTACAACAAATTTCAACGGGAGGCGTATCCGTTGGGCTGCTTGCGGATGTCCAGCTTATTCCCAACCAAGACATTGTGTTTGGTCGTGAGCCAAGCTGCCAAATTGCCCTAGACCCAAACCGCTATACCGTTGTGTCCCGTCGCCATGCTGTTCTTCGTCAAACGCCTGCTGGTTGGGAAGTTGTTGATCTTGGCAGTGCGAATGGCACGTTTGTGAATGGTCAGCAGATTTCTTCTTACACTCTTCAGTCCGGCGATCGCTTGATGTTAGGAGACAACGGCCCCGAATTTCTCTTTGAACTAACACCCAGTTCGCAAGCCGAAACTGTTGCTGCCAATTTTCAACCGACCTCATCTTCGCCAGCTCCCATACCTGTCCCCAGTCCAAACGCTAAAAATGCTGACACCAACGTTACCCTGTCCCAACTTTTTCCCATTGCGGGCTCAGGCAAAGACTTATCCCACAAAGGCTATTTAATTCCCGGCATTCTGACTGTTGTTTGCGTCGTCTTGATGTTTGCCTCCATCGGCGAGCCCGTACTCTTCAATCTTTTGCTATCCACCTATATCGCCGGAGCTGCTTTCTATTACATCTATCAGCTTTGCGGTAAACGTAAATCTTGGTGGGTATTGATTGGCTCTGCGCTATTGACGATGCTGATGCTGGTGACCCCAGTGATTAGCCTATTTATCTTTGTTTTTCGCGACATTCTTCCTGGTGGACTCTACGAAGACGGTGGCATTATTGCTTTGTTTATCGGAATGTTTTTTGGCGCAGGGCTAATGGAGGAAATCCTGAAAGCATTGCCCGTATTTTTGGCGATGTTTATTGGAAATAAATTCAAATCCTTAAAACGTCGTCAAAAAATTGGTGTCAATGAACCCCTTGATGGCATTTTGCTGGGAACAGCCTCCGCCGTTGGATTTACCCTCCTCGAAACCCTCGGGCAATATGTCCCAAATATTATCAGTGAAGTGTCGATGAATGTTGATGCTAGCACTGGAGAATTGCTTGGATTGCAACTACTGATTCCACGTATTTTGGGTTCTGTTGCGGGGCATATGGCCTATAGCGGTTATTTTGGGTATTTCATTGGGTTGAGTGTGTTGAAGCCATCGAAACGCTGGACGATTTTAATTGTGGGTTGTCTGACTTCCTCTTTGCTCCATGCCCTCTGGAATACGGTTGGTTCCTACAGTAGTTTGCTGCTGGCGGTTGTCGGTGTCTTTTCCTATGCATTTCTCGCGGCAGCTATTTTGAAAGCTCGTGCCCTCTCGCCTACCCGCTCTGAAAATTTTGCGACAAGGATTGCTCCGTAG
- a CDS encoding TetR/AcrR family transcriptional regulator, producing the protein MAKRQKLDDKQSMPLSRERILQAALHCVDADGLDALSMRKLAEGLGVKAMSLYNHVKNKDDIIDGIVELAIAEIERPDPKQDWRVAMRNRAISAHQVLLKHPWATMAIASRVNIGESSLSYVDATLGCLLEAGFSYEIADHIWNALDSYIYGFTLQELNFPFEASEYAKVAAEFVHLIPVDQYPYLNGLTHHVIKGQYNGIHNFEFGLDVLLAGFGKMQELSQK; encoded by the coding sequence ATGGCCAAGCGACAAAAACTAGACGACAAACAATCGATGCCTCTGAGCCGAGAGCGTATTTTGCAGGCGGCGCTCCATTGTGTAGATGCAGATGGTTTAGATGCTTTGTCGATGCGGAAACTGGCAGAAGGTTTAGGGGTGAAAGCGATGTCACTGTACAACCATGTCAAAAATAAAGACGACATTATCGATGGCATTGTGGAGTTGGCGATCGCCGAGATTGAGCGACCAGATCCCAAGCAAGATTGGCGAGTTGCGATGCGTAATCGGGCAATCTCCGCTCACCAAGTTTTGTTGAAACATCCTTGGGCGACCATGGCGATCGCCTCCCGCGTGAATATTGGCGAATCGAGTTTGTCTTATGTTGATGCGACCTTGGGATGTTTACTGGAAGCGGGATTTTCCTATGAGATTGCTGACCATATTTGGAATGCTCTCGATAGTTATATCTATGGTTTTACGCTGCAAGAACTAAATTTTCCGTTTGAGGCGAGTGAATATGCTAAGGTTGCGGCGGAATTTGTACACCTCATTCCGGTAGACCAATACCCGTATCTAAATGGCCTGACCCACCATGTGATTAAAGGGCAATATAACGGCATTCATAATTTTGAATTTGGCCTAGATGTGTTGCTGGCTGGCTTTGGAAAAATGCAAGAGTTGTCTCAAAAATAG